One Coffea arabica cultivar ET-39 chromosome 5e, Coffea Arabica ET-39 HiFi, whole genome shotgun sequence DNA segment encodes these proteins:
- the LOC113688214 gene encoding beta-glucosidase 18 isoform X1, with amino-acid sequence MKVSSALSSLVFLLLLLLTSVLDFVPNIIVEGGEENAEQAEDVERSQFPDGFLFGVATSSYQVEGAVHEDGRSLSNWDVFAHTKGNIENGDNADIADDHYHRCLEDIEIMHSLGVDSYRFSVSWERILPRGKFGDVNPAGILFYNKIIDNLLLRGIEPFLTIHHHDLPQELMDRYGGWLSPLIQEDFVRLAEACFKHFGDRVRYWITINEPNLVSEFAYERGKYPPARCSPPFGNCSAGNSDVEPLIVMHHMLLAHAKAVKLYREQFQPKQGGTIGLVVSTHMYEPLTDDELDREAASRGLAFYVGWSFDPVVFGDYPPEMRRYHGSELPTFTSDERQLMRDSTDFLGLNHYVTLYAKDCIHSSCTCFVPSCFPGGDRAIRGFVSTTGFRDGVAIGEPTGNPRFFVVPRGMEEVVDYIKERYHNKPMFITENGYASPKGQQGVDLQHDIKRVAYHKSYLSALARAIRNGADVRGYFIWSLIDNFEWTDGYDIKFGLYAVDRVTMDRIPKSSAKWYRDFLHNISFNHQEPRIAIPFSSADGFLPNIKNGTAEMA; translated from the exons ATGAAAGTCAGCTCTGCGTTGTCCTCACTCGTCTTTctgctactactactactcaCGTCTGTGCTGGATTTTGTTCCAAATATCATTGTTGAAGGAGGGGAAGAGAATGCAGAACAAGCAGAAGATGTCGAAAGGTCACAATTCCCAGATGGGTTTCTCTTTGGTGTTGCCACTTCTTCCTATCAA GTTGAGGGTGCAGTTCATGAAGACGGTAGGAGTCTCAGTAACTGGGATGTTTTTGCCCATACCAAAG GCAATATAGAGAACGGAGATAATGCAGATATAGCTGACGACCATTACCATCGTTGCTTG GAAGACATTGAGATTATGCATTCTCTTGGGGTGGATTCTTACCGTTTCTCAGTTTCATGGGAAAGAATTCTGCCAA GAGGGAAATTTGGTGATGTTAACCCTGCTGGAATCTTGTTCTACAACAAAATAATTGACAATCTGTTGCTTAGAG GCATTGAGCCATTCTTGACAATACACCATCATGACCTTCCCCAAGAGCTTATGGACAGATATGGGGGTTGGCTTAGCCCTCTGATCCA GGAAGACTTTGTCCGTCTTGCTGAGGCATGTTTCAAGCATTTTGGTGATCGGGTAAGGTACTGGATCACCATCAATGAACCGAACTTGGTCTCAGAATTTGCCTATGAGAGGGGAAAATATCCTCCAGCTCGTTGCTCGCCTCCTTTCGGCAACTGTTCTGCTGGTAATTCAGATGTTGAGCCGCTGATCGTAATGCACCACATGTTACTGGCACATGCCAAGGCTGTCAAGCTATACCGTGAGCAGTTTCAG CCCAAACAAGGTGGGACTATAGGGCTTGTTGTAAGCACACATATGTACGAACCATTAACTGATGACGAGCTTGACAGAGAAGCAGCAAGTAGGGGTTTGGCCTTCTATGTGGGTTG GAGTTTTGATCCTGTAGTTTTTGGTGATTATCCTCCGGAAATGCGTCGCTACCATGGGAGTGAACTACCAACATTCACATCAGACGAGAGACAACTCATGAGAGATAGTACTGACTTCCTCGGACTAAATCATTATGTAACTCTATATGCTAAGGATTGCATCCATTCTAGTTGTACCTGTTTTGTTCCAAGCTGTTTCCCGGGTGGAGACCGCGCTATTCGAGGCTTTGTGTCTACCACTGGATTCCGGGATGGTGTTGCAATAGGGGAACCG ACCGGGAATCCTCGATTTTTTGTTGTTCCAAGAGGAATGGAAGAAGTTGTGGACTACATTAAGGAGAGATACCATAACAAGCCTATGTTTATCACTGAGAACG GTTATGCTTCACCAAAAGGCCAGCAAGGTGTTGATTTGCAGCACGACATCAAGCGTGTAGCGTATCATAAATCATACCTTTCAGCCTTGGCTCGAGCAATCAG AAATGGAGCTGATGTGCGCGGCTATTTCATATGGAGTTTGATAGACAATTTCGAGTGGACAGATGGTTATGACATAAAATTTGGGCTTTATGCCGTAGATCGTGTCACGATGGATCGAATTCCGAAGTCCTCTGCTAAATGGTATCGAGATTTCCTCCACAACATTAGCTTCAATCATCAGGAGCCAAGAATTGCAATTCCATTTAGTAGTGCCGATGGCTTTCTGCCCAATATAAAGAATGGTACTGCAGAAATGGCATGA
- the LOC113688214 gene encoding beta-glucosidase 18 isoform X2 — MHSLGVDSYRFSVSWERILPRGKFGDVNPAGILFYNKIIDNLLLRGIEPFLTIHHHDLPQELMDRYGGWLSPLIQEDFVRLAEACFKHFGDRVRYWITINEPNLVSEFAYERGKYPPARCSPPFGNCSAGNSDVEPLIVMHHMLLAHAKAVKLYREQFQPKQGGTIGLVVSTHMYEPLTDDELDREAASRGLAFYVGWSFDPVVFGDYPPEMRRYHGSELPTFTSDERQLMRDSTDFLGLNHYVTLYAKDCIHSSCTCFVPSCFPGGDRAIRGFVSTTGFRDGVAIGEPTGNPRFFVVPRGMEEVVDYIKERYHNKPMFITENGYASPKGQQGVDLQHDIKRVAYHKSYLSALARAIRNGADVRGYFIWSLIDNFEWTDGYDIKFGLYAVDRVTMDRIPKSSAKWYRDFLHNISFNHQEPRIAIPFSSADGFLPNIKNGTAEMA, encoded by the exons ATGCATTCTCTTGGGGTGGATTCTTACCGTTTCTCAGTTTCATGGGAAAGAATTCTGCCAA GAGGGAAATTTGGTGATGTTAACCCTGCTGGAATCTTGTTCTACAACAAAATAATTGACAATCTGTTGCTTAGAG GCATTGAGCCATTCTTGACAATACACCATCATGACCTTCCCCAAGAGCTTATGGACAGATATGGGGGTTGGCTTAGCCCTCTGATCCA GGAAGACTTTGTCCGTCTTGCTGAGGCATGTTTCAAGCATTTTGGTGATCGGGTAAGGTACTGGATCACCATCAATGAACCGAACTTGGTCTCAGAATTTGCCTATGAGAGGGGAAAATATCCTCCAGCTCGTTGCTCGCCTCCTTTCGGCAACTGTTCTGCTGGTAATTCAGATGTTGAGCCGCTGATCGTAATGCACCACATGTTACTGGCACATGCCAAGGCTGTCAAGCTATACCGTGAGCAGTTTCAG CCCAAACAAGGTGGGACTATAGGGCTTGTTGTAAGCACACATATGTACGAACCATTAACTGATGACGAGCTTGACAGAGAAGCAGCAAGTAGGGGTTTGGCCTTCTATGTGGGTTG GAGTTTTGATCCTGTAGTTTTTGGTGATTATCCTCCGGAAATGCGTCGCTACCATGGGAGTGAACTACCAACATTCACATCAGACGAGAGACAACTCATGAGAGATAGTACTGACTTCCTCGGACTAAATCATTATGTAACTCTATATGCTAAGGATTGCATCCATTCTAGTTGTACCTGTTTTGTTCCAAGCTGTTTCCCGGGTGGAGACCGCGCTATTCGAGGCTTTGTGTCTACCACTGGATTCCGGGATGGTGTTGCAATAGGGGAACCG ACCGGGAATCCTCGATTTTTTGTTGTTCCAAGAGGAATGGAAGAAGTTGTGGACTACATTAAGGAGAGATACCATAACAAGCCTATGTTTATCACTGAGAACG GTTATGCTTCACCAAAAGGCCAGCAAGGTGTTGATTTGCAGCACGACATCAAGCGTGTAGCGTATCATAAATCATACCTTTCAGCCTTGGCTCGAGCAATCAG AAATGGAGCTGATGTGCGCGGCTATTTCATATGGAGTTTGATAGACAATTTCGAGTGGACAGATGGTTATGACATAAAATTTGGGCTTTATGCCGTAGATCGTGTCACGATGGATCGAATTCCGAAGTCCTCTGCTAAATGGTATCGAGATTTCCTCCACAACATTAGCTTCAATCATCAGGAGCCAAGAATTGCAATTCCATTTAGTAGTGCCGATGGCTTTCTGCCCAATATAAAGAATGGTACTGCAGAAATGGCATGA
- the LOC113743801 gene encoding beta-glucosidase 18 produces MKITTILSSSCFWLFVLLNSANPCATVFYKGGNEKTEELEDVKRSHFPGGFLFGVATSSYQIEGAILEDGKGLSDWDVFVHKNGNVENGDTGDIATDHYHHYMEDIEMIHSLGVDAYRFSISWPRILPNGKLGDVNAAGIMFYNSIIDNLLVRGIRPFVTIHHGDLPQVLHDRYGGWLSPLIQDDFVHFAETCFKNFGDRVRYWVTINEANLVSEFAYEMGIFPPGHCSPPFGNCSKGNSDTEPLTAMHNMLLAHAKASKLYREQFQPKQGGVIGIVVNAFMYEPLTDDERDKEAANRALAFNVAWNLDPPVFGDYPPEMRRYLRNELPKFTSEERLLIRDSIDFLGLNHYGTLYAKDCTRSSCACSGSACVAGGDRAIRGFVSTTEERDGVLIGEPTGLPICYVVPRGMEELVDYIKNRYHNKPIFITENGYSPPQQEDQLDDLLDDKRIEYHKAYLASLARAMRNGADVRGYFIWTLMDDFEWTLGYGVKFGLCSVDRTTLNRTPRSSAEWYRNFLRKSPSSNNNNNNNNNNNTERRPTFSFI; encoded by the exons ATGAAAATTACCACTATCTTGTCATCTTCCTGCTTTTGGCTCTtcgtattgctgaattctgcaAATCCTTGTGCAACGGTGTTTTACAAAGGAGGCAATGAAAAAACAGAAGAGCTTGAAGACGTCAAAAGATCACATTTCCCGGGTGGCTTTCTCTTTGGTGTCGCCACTTCTTCATATCAA ATTGAGGGTGCGATTCTCGAAGATGGAAAGGGCCTCAGTGACTGGGATGTTTTTGTGCACAAAAATG GTAATGTAGAGAATGGAGACACTGGAGATATAGCCACTGACCATTACCATCATTACATG GAAGATATAGAGATGATTCATTCTCTGGGGGTGGATGCTTACCGGTTCTCCATTTCCTGGCCAAGAATCCTCCCAA ATGGAAAACTCGGTGATGTTAATGCTGCTGGAATCATGTTTTACAATAGTATAATTGATAACCTTCTGGTCAGAG GAATCCGGCCATTTGTGACGATTCACCATGGTGATCTGCCCCAAGTGCTTCATGACAGATATGGGGGTTGGCTCAGTCCTTTGATTCA GGATGATTTTGTCCATTTTGCTGAaacatgtttcaagaattttggcGATCGGGTGAGGTATTGGGTCACCATCAACGAAGCAAATTTGGTTTCGGAATTTGCCTACGAAATGGGAATATTTCCACCAGGCCACTGCTCCCCTCCTTTTGGCAACTGTTCGAAGGGCAATTCAGATACTGAGCCCCTGACTGCAATGCATAACATGTTACTTGCACATGCCAAGGCTTCGAAACTCTACCGTGAGCAGTTTCAG CCCAAACAGGGTGGTGTAATCGGCATTGTGGTCAACGCATTTATGTACGAGCCATTAACTGATGATGAGCGCGACAAGGAAGCTGCAAATAGGGCTTTGGCTTTTAATGTGGCTTG GAATCTCGATCCTCCAGTGTTCGGTGATTATCCTCCAGAGATGCGTCGCTATCTCAGGAATGAGTTACCCAAATTCACATCCGAGGAAAGACTGCTCATCAGGGACAGCATCGACTTCCTCGGATTAAACCACTACGGAACTCTTTATGCTAAGGACTGCACACGATCGAGTTGTGCCTGCTCCGGATCTGCGTGTGTGGCCGGTGGAGACCGTGCCATCCGGGGCTTCGTGTCTACTACTGAAGAGCGTGACGGTGTTTTGATTGGGGAACCA ACAGGGTTGCCAATATGCTATGTTGTACCAAGAGGAATGGAAGAGCTTGTGGATTATATAAAGAACAGATACCATAACAAGCCTATATTTATTACTGAGAATG GTTATTCTCCACCGCAGCAAGAAGATCAACTTGATGACCTGCTGGATGATAAGCGGATTGAATATCATAAAGCATACCTTGCATCCTTGGCTCGAGCCATGAG AAACGGCGCCGACGTGCGGGGATATTTTATTTGGACATTGATGGATGATTTTGAATGGACGCTTGGCTATGGTGTAAAATTTGGACTTTGCTCCGTGGATCGTACGACGTTGAATCGAACACCTCGATCCTCTGCTGAGTGGTACAGAAATTTCCTCAGGAAATCACCTAGctccaataataataataataataataataataataatacggaGCGGAGACccacattttcatttatttag
- the LOC113743561 gene encoding ABC transporter G family member 9-like, producing MEQEMADVEAPQPNGSAGQQKRCAAAIFEKANRPVTLKFEDVVYKIKVKKEGWFKKSTESEEKTILKGISGMVLPGEMLAMLGPSGSGKTTLLTALGGRLGGSLSGSITYNGKPFSNVVKRNTGFVTQDDILYPHLTVNETLVFTALLRLPNSLTKEEKVMRAEAVITQLGLTKCKNSIIGSRLVRGVSGGERKRVSIGQEMLINPSFLLLDEPTSGLDSTTAQRIVSTLGELANGGRTVVMTIHQPSSRLFYLFHKVLVVSEGNPIYYGKGMDAMDYFSDVGFTPKFSMNPADFLLDLANGVSVDDSRDDQALIKQTLVSAYKAKLAENLQIELKQTTDNLHSVSEGKQFNRWTTTWWQQFSVLIRRGMKERKHESFSGIKIVQILVVAILCGLLWWQSDPSHLQDQIGLLFFYTGFWGFFPLFNAIFTFPQERLMLEKERASGMYRLSSYFMARTIGDLPMELVLPSVFITITYWMAGLKATAASFLGCWLVLLYAVLVAQGLGLAVGALVLDQKNATILGSVIMLSFILAGGYYVQHVPSFIAWIKYVSIGQYAYKLFIMSQYNPGETYPCAANKTCLVEDFPSIKSIGPHGLFSSVVAMAIMLVGYRLVAYIALMRIGVTRNRLN from the exons aTGGAACAGGAGATGGCGGACGTAGAGGCACCACAACCAAATGGAAGTGCAGGCCAGCAAAAGCGTTGCGCCGCCGCCATCTTTGAGAAAGCTAATCGTCCGGTTACATTGAAg TTTGAGGACGTGGTGTACAAGATTAAAGTGAAAAAGGAAGGGTGGTTCAAGAAAAGTACTGAATCTGAAGAGAAAACGATATTGAAGGGAATTTCAGGCATGGTATTGCCAGGGGAAATGTTGGCCATGCTAGGTCCTTCGGGCAGCGGGAAAACCACGCTTTTAACTGCATTAGGGGGTCGACTTGGTGGATCTCTTAGTGGTAGCATTACTTACAATGGCAAGCCTTTCTCCAATGTCGTGAAGCGAAACACTGGCTTTGTCACACAGGATGATATCTTGTATCCTCATCTCACAGTAAATGAAACTCTAGTTTTCACTGCTCTTCTGCGTTTACCTAATTCTCTTACTAAAGAGGAGAAGGTTATGCGTGCTGAGGCTGTGATTACTCAACTTGGATTAACAAAGTGCAAAAATAGCATAATCGGAAGTCGTCTTGTTAGGGGAGTTTCAGGAGGTGAGCGAAAAAGAGTCAGCATTGGGCAAGAAATGCTTATCAATCCGAGCTTTTTGCTGTTGGATGAGCCCACATCAGGCCTTGATTCCACAACTGCTCAGAGGATCGTGTCGACATTGGGGGAGTTAGCAAATGGAGGGAGGACAGTTGTGATGACAATTCATCAACCTTCCAGCAGGCTTTTCTACCTGTTTCACAAGGTCTTAGTAGTATCGGAAGGTAATCCTATATATTATGGGAAGGGCATGGATGCCATGGATTACTTCAGTGATGTTGGATTCACGCCAAAGTTTTCAATGAATCCTGCAGATTTCTTGCTAGATCTTGCAAATG GTGTCTCGGTAGATGATTCACGAGATGATCAAGCTTTGATTAAGCAGACTCTGGTGTCTGCATACAAGGCCAAGTTAGCAGAGAATTTGCAAATAGAACTGAAACAGACTACTGATAACCTACACAGTGTATCAGAAGGAAAGCAGTTCAACCGATGGACAACAACTTGGTGGCAACAATTCTCTGTGTTAATTAGAAGAGgtatgaaagaaagaaagcatGAATCCTTCTCAGGCATCAAGATAGTTCAAATCTTGGTGGTTGCGATCCTATGTGGCTTATTGTGGTGGCAATCTGACCCCAGCCATTTGCAAGACCAG ATTGGCCTTTTGTTCTTCTACACTGGATTCTGGGGATTCTTCCCACTCTTCAATGCAATCTTCACCTTCCCTCAAGAGCGCCTGATGCTCGAGAAGGAAAGGGCGTCGGGCATGTATAGACTTTCATCGTACTTCATGGCAAGGACTATAGGTGATCTTCCCATGGAGTTGGTCCTTCCCTCAGTTTTTATTACCATAACCTATTGGATGGCAGGGCTGAAAGCCACAGCGGCAAGTTTCCTTGGTTGTTGGTTGGTTCTACTATATGCCGTATTAGTTGCTCAAGGTCTAGGACTTGCTGTTGGTGCTTTGGTTTTGGATCAGAAGAATGCAACGATACTCGGGTCCGTCATTATGCTGTCTTTCATTCTTGCTGGTGGGTATTATGTCCAACATGTGCCCAGTTTCATAGCATGGATCAAGTATGTTTCTATAGGCCAGTACGCATACAAGCTCTTCATCATGTCACAGTATAATCCTGGAGAAACCTATCCTTGTGCTGCAAATAAGACCTGTTTGGTTGAAGATTTTCCTTCTATCAAGTCTATAGGACCGCACGGACTATTCTCATCAGTGGTTGCAATGGCTATCATGCTTGTGGGATACAGGCTAGTCGCCTACATTGCACTAATGAGGATTGGAGTTACAAGAAATAGATTGAATTAG